One part of the Arabidopsis thaliana chromosome 1 sequence genome encodes these proteins:
- the NP1 gene encoding NPK1-related protein kinase 1 translates to MQDFFGSVRRSLVFRPSSDDDNQENQPPFPGVLADKITSCIRKSKIFIKPSFSPPPPANTVDMAPPISWRKGQLIGRGAFGTVYMGMNLDSGELLAVKQVLIAANFASKEKTQAHIQELEEEVKLLKNLSHPNIVRYLGTVREDDTLNILLEFVPGGSISSLLEKFGPFPESVVRTYTRQLLLGLEYLHNHAIMHRDIKGANILVDNKGCIKLADFGASKQVAELATMTGAKSMKGTPYWMAPEVILQTGHSFSADIWSVGCTVIEMVTGKAPWSQQYKEVAAIFFIGTTKSHPPIPDTLSSDAKDFLLKCLQEVPNLRPTASELLKHPFVMGKHKESASTDLGSVLNNLSTPLPLQINNTKSTPDSTCDDVGDMCNFGSLNYSLVDPVKSIQNKNLWQQNDNGGDEDDMCLIDDENFLTFDGEMSSTLEKDCHLKKSCDDISDMSIALKSKFDESPGNGEKESTMSMECDQPSYSEDDDELTESKIKAFLDEKAADLKKLQTPLYEEFYNSLITFSPSCMESNLSNSKREDTARGFLKLPPKSRSPSRGPLGGSPSRATDATSCSKSPGSGGSRELNINNGGDEASQDGVSARVTDWRGLVVDTKQELSQWLVAAIIGI, encoded by the exons ATGCAAGATTTCTTCGGCTCCGTTCGTCGATCGCTTGTTTTCCGTCCTTCTTCCGACGACGATAACCAGGAGAACCAGCCTCCGTTTCCCGGTGTTCTCGCCGATAAGATCACCTCTTGCATCCGCAAATCGAAGATTTTTATCAAACCCTCCTTCTcgcctcctcctcctgctAACACTGTAGACATGGCACCTCCGATTTCGTGGAGGAAAGGTCAGTTAATTGGTCGCGGCGCGTTTGGTACGGTGTACATGGGTATGAATCTTGACTCCGGGGAGCTTCTCGCCGTCAAACAG GTTCTGATTGCAGCCAATTTTGCTTCCAAGGAAAAGACTCAG GCTCATATTCaggagcttgaagaagaagttaagcTTCTTAAAAATCTCTCCCATCCTAATATAGTT AGATATTTGGGTACAGTGAGGGAAGATGATACCCTGAATATCCTTCTCGAGTTTGTTCCCGGTGGATCGATATCATCGCTCTTGGAGAAATTTGGACCTTTTCCTGAATCA GTTGTCCGGACATACACAAGGCAACTGCTTTTAGGGTTGGAGTACCTGCACAATCATGCAATTATGCACAGAGACATTAAG GGGGCTAATATCCTTGTGGATAATAAAGGATGCATTAAGCTTGCTGATTTTGGTGCATCCAAACAAGTAGCTGAGTTG GCTACGATGACTGGTGCAAAATCTATGAAAGGGACACCATATTGGATGGCTCCGGAAGTTATTCTTCAAACTGGACATAGCTT CTCTGCTGACATATGGAGCGTCGGCTGTACAGTTATTGAAATGGTGACTGGGAAGGCTCCTTGGAGTCAGCAGTATAAAGAG GTTGCTGCTATCTTCTTCATAGGAACAACAAAATCACATCCTCCAATACCTGATACTCTCTCCTCTGATGCAAAAGATTTTCTGCTCAAGTGTCTGCAGGA GGTACCAAATCTGCGGCCAACCGCATCTGAGCTACTAAAG CATCCTTTTGTTATGGGGAAACACAAGGAGTCTGCTTCTACTGATCTTGGTTCTGTCCTG AACAATCTTAGCACTCCACTACCGTTACAGATAAATAACACCAAGAGCAC TCCAGATTCTACTTGCGACGATGTAGGTGACATGTGTAACTTTGGCAGTTTGAATTATTCACTTGTAGATCCTGTGAAAtcaatccaaaacaaaaatttatggCAACAAAATGATAATGGAGGTGATGAAGACGATATGTGTTTGATAGATGATGAGAATTTCTTGACATTTGACGGAGAAATGAGTTCTACCCTTGAAAAAGATTGTCATCTGAAGAAG AGCTGTGATGACATAAGTGATATGTCCATTGCTTTGAAGTCCAAATTTGACGAAAGTCCTGGTAATGGAGAGAAAGAGTCTACAATGAGCATGGAATGTGACCAACCTTCATACtcagaggatgatgatgagctGACCGAGTCAAAAATTAAAGCTTTCTTAGATGAGAAG GCTGCAGATCTAAAGAAGTTACAGACTCCTCTctatgaagaattctacaatAGTTTGATCACATTCTCTCCCAGTTGTATGGAGAGTAATTTAAGTAACAGTAAAAGAGAGGACACTGCTCGTGGTTTCCTGAAACTGCCTCCAAAAAGCAGGTCACCGAGTCGGGGCCCTCTTGGTGGTTCACCTTCAAGAGCAACAGACGCAACTAGTTGTTCCAAGAGCCCAGGAAGTGGAGGTAGTCGTGAATTGAATATTAACAATGGAGGTGATGAAGCTTCACAGGATGGTGTATCAGCACGGGTCACAGACTGGAGGGGTCTCGTTGTTGACACTAAGCAGGAATTAAGCCAGTGGTTAGTGGCTGCGATAATTGGGATTTAA
- a CDS encoding glycoside hydrolase family 2 protein (glycoside hydrolase family 2 protein; FUNCTIONS IN: cation binding, hydrolase activity, hydrolyzing O-glycosyl compounds, catalytic activity; INVOLVED IN: carbohydrate metabolic process; LOCATED IN: vacuole; EXPRESSED IN: 23 plant structures; EXPRESSED DURING: 13 growth stages; CONTAINS InterPro DOMAIN/s: Glycoside hydrolase family 2, immunoglobulin-like beta-sandwich (InterPro:IPR006102), Glycoside hydrolase, catalytic core (InterPro:IPR017853), Glycoside hydrolase family 2, TIM barrel (InterPro:IPR006103), Glycoside hydrolase, family 2 (InterPro:IPR006101), Glycoside hydrolase family 2, carbohydrate-binding (InterPro:IPR006104), Galactose-binding domain-like (InterPro:IPR008979), Glycoside hydrolase, family 2/20, immunoglobulin-like beta-sandwich domain (InterPro:IPR013812), Glycoside hydrolase, subgroup, catalytic core (InterPro:IPR013781); Has 5072 Blast hits to 5044 proteins in 1162 species: Archae - 18; Bacteria - 3983; Metazoa - 234; Fungi - 319; Plants - 43; Viruses - 2; Other Eukaryotes - 473 (source: NCBI BLink).), protein MAEIGKTVLDFGWIAARSTEVDVNGVQLTTTNPPAISSESRWMEAAVPGTVLGTLVKNKAIPDPFYGLENEAITDIADSGRDYYTFWFFTKFQCQRLLNQYVHLNFRAINYSAQVFVNGHKTELPKGMFRRHTLDVTDILHPESNLLALIVHPPDHPGTIPPEGGQGGDHEIGKDVAAQYVQGWDWICPIRDRNTGIWDEVSISVTGPVRIIDPHLVSTFFDDYKRAYLHVTAELENKSTWNTECSVNIQITAELENGVCLVEHLQTENVLIPAQGRIQHTFKPLYFYKPELWWPNGMGKQNLYDILITVVVNEFGESDSWMQPFGFRKIESVIDSVTGGRLFKINGEPIFIRGGNWILSDGLLRLSKERYRTDIKFHADMNMNMIRCWGGGLAERPEFYHFCDIYGLLVWQEFWITGDVDGRGVPVSNPNGPLDHELFLLCARDTVKLLRNHPSLALWVGGNEQVPPKDINEALKQDLRLHSYFETQLLSDKDSDPSVYLDGTRVYIQGSMWDGFADGKGNFTDGPYEIQYPEDFFKDTYYKYGFNPEVGSVGMPVAETIRATMPPEGWTIPLFKKGLDGFIKEVPNRMWDYHKYIPYSNPGKVHDQILMYGTPENLDDFCLKAQLVNYIQYRALFEGWSSQMWTKYTGVLIWKNQNPWTGLRGQFYDHLLDQTASFYGCRSAAEPVHVQLNLASYFVEVVNTTSKELSDVAIEASVWDLDGNCPYYKVFKIVSAPPKKVVKISEFKYPKAANPKHVYFLLLKLYTVSDKAVISRNFYWLHLPGKNYTLLEPYRKKQIPLKITCNAVMVGSRYELEVNVHNTSRANLAKNVVQEDEKRDLGLLQKLFSRCVVSADSNRGLKVVEMKGSDSGVAFFLRFSVHNAETEKQDTRILPVHYSDNYFSLVPGESMSFKISFAAPTGMKKSPRVMLQGWNYPDRFSVFG, encoded by the exons ATGGCGGAGATCGGGAAGACGGTGTTAGATTTCGGCTGGATAGCGGCGAGATCCACGGAGGTCGATGTCAACGGCGTTCAGCTCACTACCACCAATCCTCCGGCCATCAGTTCCGAATCTCGGTGGATGGAAGCCGCCGTACCTGGAAC TGTATTGGGCACATTGGTGAAAAACAAAGCAATTCCGGATCCTTTTTATGGACTTGAAAATGAAGCGATCACAGATATTGCCGATTCCGGAAGGGACTACTACACTTTCTGGTTCTTCACTAAATTCCAATGTCAAAGG TTATTGAATCAATACGTGCATTTGAATTTCCGTGCCATCAACTACTCTGCACAAGTGTTTGTAAATGGCCACAAGACAGAGCTTCCCAAAGGGATGTTTCGCAGACATACACTTGACGTCACTGATATTCTCCATCCTGAGAGCAATTTACTTGCTCTTATTGTTCATCCCCCAGATCATCCTGGGACTATACCTCCCGAGGGAGGCCAAGGTGGTGATCATGAG ATTGGAAAAGATGTAGCTGCACAGTATGTGCAAGGTTGGGACTGGATTTGTCCAATaag gGACCGGAATACTGGCATATGGGATGAAGTGTCAATATCTGTCACCGGG CCTGTAAGAATAATTGATCCCCATTTGGTCTCAACCTTCTTTGACGATTACAAGAGAGCTTACTTGCATGTGACTGCTGAACTGGAAAACAAAAGCACATGGAATACTGAATGTTCTGTGAATATTCAAATAACAGCCGAACTCGAAAACGGTGTCTGTTTAGTAGAGCATCTTCAGACAGAGAATGTTTTGATCCCTGCTCAAGGACGTATTCAGCACACATTTAAACCA CTCTATTTCTATAAACCTGAATTGTGGTGGCCCAACGGGATGGGAAAGCAAAACCTTTATGACATCTTGATCACTGTTGTTGTGAATGAATTCGGAGAATCTGATTCGTGGATGCAGCCATTTGGATTCCGAAAGATTGAGAGTGTTATTGATAGTGTTACTGGTGGAAG GCTGTTCAAGATCAACGGAGAGCCGATCTTCATCCGTGGTGGCAATTGGATACTATCAGATGGACTGTTACGTCTCTCTAAAGAACGTTACAGAACCGACATAAAATTCCATGCAGATATGAACATGAACATGATCCGTTGCTGGGGCGGTGGGTTGGCTGAAAGGCCAGAGTTTTATCACTTTTGTGATATCTACGGCTTGTTG GTGTGGCAAGAGTTTTGGATCACTGGCGATGTTGATGGAAGAGGTGTTCCAGTATCAAATCCGAATGGACCACTAGACCATGAATTATTCCTCTTATGTGCTCGTGATACTGTCAAACTTCTGAGAAACCATCCAAGCCTGGCTCTTTGGGTGGGTGGAAATGAACAAGTTCCGCCAAAAGACATAAATGAGGCTCTAAAGCAAGACCTTAGGCTTCATTCTTATTTTGAAACCCAATTGTTATCAGACAAAGATTCAGATCCTAGTGTTTATCTTGACGGTACTAGAGTTTATATTCAAGGATCTATGTGGGACGGCTTTGCAGATGGAAAGGGGAACTTCACTGACGGCCCTTATGAGATTCAATACCctgaagatttttttaaagacaCATATTACAAGTATGGGTTCAATCCGGAGGTCGGCTCGGTTGGAATGCCAGTTGCAGAGACGATAAGAGCGACAATGCCTCCAGAAGGTTGGACGATTCCTCTGTTCAAAAAGGGTTTGGACGGGTTTATTAAAGAAGTGCCAAATCGAATGTGGGATTATCACAAGTACATTCCATATTCTAATCCTGGAAAAGTGCATGACCAGATTCTGATGTACGGTACTCCAGAGAATCTCGATGACTTCTGCTTGAAG GCTCAACTGGTAAACTACATTCAGTACAGAGCTCTATTCGAGGGTTGGAGTTCGCAAATGTGGACGAAGTACACGGGTGTCTTGATCTGGAAGAACCAAAATCCATGGACTGGTCTCAGAGGTCAATTCTACGATCATCTTCTCGACCAAACAGCCAGTTTCTATGGCTGCCGTTCCGCTGCAGAGCCAGTCCATGTACAATTGAACCTGGCAAGTTACTTTGTTGAG GTTGTAAACACGACTTCTAAAGAGCTGTCGGATGTGGCAATAGAGGCATCAGTATGGGACCTAGACGGGAACTGCCCATACTATAAAGTGTTTAAAATTGTCTCTGCCCCACCAAAGAAAGTTGTGAAAATATCGGAATTCAAGTATCCGAAAGCAGCAAACCCAAAGCATGtatatttccttcttctcaaaCTGTACACTGTCTCAGACAAAGCAGTTATATCCCGGAACTTCTACTGGCTGCATCTGCCTGGAAAAAATTACACACTCTTGGAGCCGTACAGGAAGAAGCAAATACCTCTCAAGATCACTTGCAATGCAGTTATGGTGGGTTCAAGATATGAGCTGGAGGTCAATGTTCATAACACATCTAGAGCTAACTTAGCCAAAAACGTTGTCCAGGAAGACGAAAAACGTGATCTGGGGTTGCTCCAGAAACTCTTTAGTAGATGTGTTGTTTCTGCAGATAGCAACCGTGGTTTGAAAGTAGTGGAAATGAAGGGATCGGATTCAGGAGTTGCTTTCTTCCTTCGTTTCTCAGTTCACAATGCAGAGACAGAGAAACAAGATACGAGGATTCTACCAGTACACTACTCAGACAACTATTTCTCACTAGTTCCAGGTGAATCAATGTCTTTTAAGATCTCATTTGCAGCTCCTACAGGCATGAAGAAGTCTCCTCGTGTTATGCTTCAGGGCTGGAACTACCCTGAtaggtttagtgtttttggTTGA
- the SNF4 gene encoding sucrose nonfermenting-like protein (homolog of yeast sucrose nonfermenting 4 (SNF4); CONTAINS InterPro DOMAIN/s: Cystathionine beta-synthase, core (InterPro:IPR000644); BEST Arabidopsis thaliana protein match is: 5'-AMP-activated protein kinase-related (TAIR:AT1G27070.1); Has 1379 Blast hits to 1368 proteins in 272 species: Archae - 14; Bacteria - 104; Metazoa - 613; Fungi - 295; Plants - 229; Viruses - 0; Other Eukaryotes - 124 (source: NCBI BLink).): protein MFGSTLDSSRGNSAASGQLLTPTRFVWPYGGRRVFLSGSFTRWTEHVPMSPLEGCPTVFQVICNLTPGYHQYKFFVDGEWRHDEHQPFVSGNGGVVNTIFITGPDMVPAGFSPETLGRSNMDVDDVFLRTADPSQEAVPRMSGVDLELSRHRISVLLSTRTAYELLPESGKVIALDVNLPVKQAFHILYEQGIPLAPLWDFGKGQFVGVLGPLDFILILRELGTHGSNLTEEELETHTIAAWKEGKAHISRQYDGSGRPYPRPLVQVGPYDNLKDVALKILQNKVAAVPVIYSSLQDGSYPQLLHLASLSGILKCICRYFRHSSSSLPILQQPICSIPLGTWVPRIGESSSKPLATLRPHASLGSALALLVQAEVSSIPVVDDNDSLIDIYSRSDITALAKDKAYAQIHLDDMTVHQALQLGQDASPPYGIFNGQRCHMCLRSDSLVKVMERLANPGVRRLVIVEAGSKRVEGIISLSDVFQFLLGL, encoded by the exons ATGTTTGGTTCTACATTGGATAGCAGCCGTGGAAACAGCGCTGCCTCAGGGCAGCTTCTTACTCCGACACGCTTCGTGTGGCCTTATGGAGGTAGAAGAGTCTTCCTAAGCGGATCTTTCACCAG GTGGACAGAGCATGTGCCAATGTCACCGCTCGAGGGCTGCCCTACTGTTTTTCAAGTCATTTGCAACTTGACGCCAGGATATCATCAG TATAAGTTTTTTGTTGATGGGGAATGGCGGCACGATGAGCACCAACCATTTGTAAGCGGAAATGGTGGAGTAGTgaatacaatatttataacTGGGCCAGATATGGTTCCTGCTGGTTTTAGCCCAGAGACACTGGGCCGGTCGAATATGGATGTGGATGATGTCTTCCTGCGAACG GCTGACCCGTCCCAGGAAGCTGTTCCTAGGATGTCGGGGGTTGATTTGGAGCTTTCTCGTCACCGCATATCGGTTTTATTGTCAACCCGCACTGCATATGAGCTGCTCCCAGAATCGGGCaag GTTATTGCATTGGATGTTAATTTGCCAGTGAAGCAAGCATTCCATATACTCTATGAGCAG GGAATCCCTTTGGCTCCTCTTTGGGACTTTGGAAAAGGCCAATTTGTTGGAGTTCTTGGTCCACTAGACTTCATTCTAATACTGAGAGAG CTTGGAACTCATGGATCAAACTTGACAGAGGAAGAGCTTGAGACGCACACAATAGCAGCCTGGAAAGAGGGGAAGGCTCATATTAGCCGGCAATATGATGGAAGTGGGAGACCATATCCTAGGCCACTTGTTCAG GTTGGACCCTATGATAATCTGAAAGACGTTGCCCTgaaaattttgcaaaacaaGGTGGCAGCTGTTCCGgttatatattcttctttgCAGGATGGTTCATATCCGCAGTTACTGCATCTTGCTTCGCTATCAGGCATATTAAAAT GTATATGCAGATACTTTAGACATTCGTCTAGCTCTTTACCTATCCTTCAGCAACCCATTTGTTCAATTCCCCTGGGTACGTGGGTCCCTAGAATCGGAGAATCAAGTAGCAAACCTCTCGCTACATTGAGACCTCACGCCTCTTTGGGTTCTGCGCTCGCATTATTAGTTCAAG CTGAAGTCAGTTCAATTCCCGTAGTGGATGACAACGACTCGCTTATTGACATATACTCTCGAAG TGATATAACTGCTCTGGCTAAAGACAAGGCATACGCACAGATTCATCTTGATGACATGACAGTTCACCAG GCGCTACAGTTGGGGCAAGATGCGAGCCCGCCTTATGGAATCTTCAACGGGCAGAGATGTCACATGTGCTTGCGCTCAGACTCTCTTGTGAAAGTGATGGAGCGGTTGGCGAATCCAG GTGTAAGGAGGCTGGTGATAGTGGAAGCAGGGAGCAAACGTGTTGAAGGTATCATTTCACTGAGCGATGTTTTCCAATTCCTGCTCGGTCTTTGA
- the NF-YB4 gene encoding nuclear factor Y, subunit B4 (''nuclear factor Y, subunit B4'' (NF-YB4); FUNCTIONS IN: sequence-specific DNA binding transcription factor activity; INVOLVED IN: regulation of transcription; LOCATED IN: intracellular, nucleus; CONTAINS InterPro DOMAIN/s: Transcription factor, CBFA/NFYB, DNA topoisomerase (InterPro:IPR003957), Transcription factor CBF/NF-Y/archaeal histone (InterPro:IPR003958), Histone-fold (InterPro:IPR009072), Transcription factor, NFYB/HAP3, conserved site (InterPro:IPR003956); BEST Arabidopsis thaliana protein match is: nuclear factor Y, subunit B5 (TAIR:AT2G47810.1); Has 1487 Blast hits to 1487 proteins in 249 species: Archae - 0; Bacteria - 0; Metazoa - 489; Fungi - 373; Plants - 505; Viruses - 0; Other Eukaryotes - 120 (source: NCBI BLink).) yields the protein MTDEDRLLPIANVGRLMKQILPSNAKISKEAKQTVQECATEFISFVTCEASEKCHRENRKTVNGDDIWWALSTLGLDNYADAVGRHLHKYREAERERTEHNKGSNDSGNEKETNTRSDVQNQSTKFIRVVEKGSSSSAR from the coding sequence atgacAGACGAAGATAGATTGTTGCCAATAGCCAATGTAGGGAGACTTATGAAGCAAATCCTACCATCAAATGCAAAGAtctcaaaagaagcaaaacaaacagTTCAAGAATGTGCAACAGAGTTCATAAGCTTTGTTACATGCGAAGCATCAGAGAAGTGCCACAGGGAGAATCGGAAGACGGTGAATGGAGACGACATCTGGTGGGCTCTCAGCACTCTCGGCCTCGATAACTATGCTGACGCCGTGGGTAGGCATCTTCACAAGTACCGTGAAGCCGAGAGAGAAAGAACTGAGCACAACAAAGGTAGCAATGATAGTGGGAATGAGAAAGAAACCAACACTAGAAGTGATGTACAGAACCAATCGACAAAATTTATTAGAGTTGTTGAGAAGGGAAGCAGCTCCTCGGCCCGTTGA
- the NP1 gene encoding NPK1-related protein kinase 1 (NPK1-related protein kinase 1 (NP1); CONTAINS InterPro DOMAIN/s: Protein kinase, ATP binding site (InterPro:IPR017441), Serine/threonine-protein kinase domain (InterPro:IPR002290), Serine/threonine-protein kinase-like domain (InterPro:IPR017442), Serine/threonine-protein kinase, active site (InterPro:IPR008271), Protein kinase-like domain (InterPro:IPR011009), Mitogen activated protein kinase kinase kinase 3 (InterPro:IPR015748), Protein kinase, catalytic domain (InterPro:IPR000719), Tyrosine-protein kinase, catalytic domain (InterPro:IPR020635); BEST Arabidopsis thaliana protein match is: NPK1-related protein kinase 2 (TAIR:AT1G54960.1); Has 134800 Blast hits to 132536 proteins in 4716 species: Archae - 154; Bacteria - 14967; Metazoa - 50642; Fungi - 13331; Plants - 33399; Viruses - 553; Other Eukaryotes - 21754 (source: NCBI BLink).), whose amino-acid sequence MQDFFGSVRRSLVFRPSSDDDNQENQPPFPGVLADKITSCIRKSKIFIKPSFSPPPPANTVDMAPPISWRKGQLIGRGAFGTVYMGMNLDSGELLAVKQVLIAANFASKEKTQAHIQELEEEVKLLKNLSHPNIVRYLGTVREDDTLNILLEFVPGGSISSLLEKFGPFPESVVRTYTRQLLLGLEYLHNHAIMHRDIKGANILVDNKGCIKLADFGASKQVAELATMTGAKSMKGTPYWMAPEVILQTGHSFSADIWSVGCTVIEMVTGKAPWSQQYKEVAAIFFIGTTKSHPPIPDTLSSDAKDFLLKCLQEVPNLRPTASELLKHPFVMGKHKESASTDLGSVLNNLSTPLPLQINNTKSTPDSTCDDVGDMCNFGSLNYSLVDPVKSIQNKNLWQQNDNGGDEDDMCLIDDENFLTFDGEMSSTLEKDCHLKKSCDDISDMSIALKSKFDESPGNGEKESTMSMECDQPSYSEDDDELTESKIKAFLDEKAADLKKLQTPLYEEFYNSLITFSPSCMESNLSNSKREDTARGFLKLPPKSRSPSRGPLGGSPSRATDATSCSKSPGSGGSRELNINNGGDEASQDGVSARVTDWRGLVVDTKQELSQCVALSEIEKKWKEELDQELERKRQEIMRQAGLGSSPRDRGMSRQREKSRFASPGK is encoded by the exons ATGCAAGATTTCTTCGGCTCCGTTCGTCGATCGCTTGTTTTCCGTCCTTCTTCCGACGACGATAACCAGGAGAACCAGCCTCCGTTTCCCGGTGTTCTCGCCGATAAGATCACCTCTTGCATCCGCAAATCGAAGATTTTTATCAAACCCTCCTTCTcgcctcctcctcctgctAACACTGTAGACATGGCACCTCCGATTTCGTGGAGGAAAGGTCAGTTAATTGGTCGCGGCGCGTTTGGTACGGTGTACATGGGTATGAATCTTGACTCCGGGGAGCTTCTCGCCGTCAAACAG GTTCTGATTGCAGCCAATTTTGCTTCCAAGGAAAAGACTCAG GCTCATATTCaggagcttgaagaagaagttaagcTTCTTAAAAATCTCTCCCATCCTAATATAGTT AGATATTTGGGTACAGTGAGGGAAGATGATACCCTGAATATCCTTCTCGAGTTTGTTCCCGGTGGATCGATATCATCGCTCTTGGAGAAATTTGGACCTTTTCCTGAATCA GTTGTCCGGACATACACAAGGCAACTGCTTTTAGGGTTGGAGTACCTGCACAATCATGCAATTATGCACAGAGACATTAAG GGGGCTAATATCCTTGTGGATAATAAAGGATGCATTAAGCTTGCTGATTTTGGTGCATCCAAACAAGTAGCTGAGTTG GCTACGATGACTGGTGCAAAATCTATGAAAGGGACACCATATTGGATGGCTCCGGAAGTTATTCTTCAAACTGGACATAGCTT CTCTGCTGACATATGGAGCGTCGGCTGTACAGTTATTGAAATGGTGACTGGGAAGGCTCCTTGGAGTCAGCAGTATAAAGAG GTTGCTGCTATCTTCTTCATAGGAACAACAAAATCACATCCTCCAATACCTGATACTCTCTCCTCTGATGCAAAAGATTTTCTGCTCAAGTGTCTGCAGGA GGTACCAAATCTGCGGCCAACCGCATCTGAGCTACTAAAG CATCCTTTTGTTATGGGGAAACACAAGGAGTCTGCTTCTACTGATCTTGGTTCTGTCCTG AACAATCTTAGCACTCCACTACCGTTACAGATAAATAACACCAAGAGCAC TCCAGATTCTACTTGCGACGATGTAGGTGACATGTGTAACTTTGGCAGTTTGAATTATTCACTTGTAGATCCTGTGAAAtcaatccaaaacaaaaatttatggCAACAAAATGATAATGGAGGTGATGAAGACGATATGTGTTTGATAGATGATGAGAATTTCTTGACATTTGACGGAGAAATGAGTTCTACCCTTGAAAAAGATTGTCATCTGAAGAAG AGCTGTGATGACATAAGTGATATGTCCATTGCTTTGAAGTCCAAATTTGACGAAAGTCCTGGTAATGGAGAGAAAGAGTCTACAATGAGCATGGAATGTGACCAACCTTCATACtcagaggatgatgatgagctGACCGAGTCAAAAATTAAAGCTTTCTTAGATGAGAAG GCTGCAGATCTAAAGAAGTTACAGACTCCTCTctatgaagaattctacaatAGTTTGATCACATTCTCTCCCAGTTGTATGGAGAGTAATTTAAGTAACAGTAAAAGAGAGGACACTGCTCGTGGTTTCCTGAAACTGCCTCCAAAAAGCAGGTCACCGAGTCGGGGCCCTCTTGGTGGTTCACCTTCAAGAGCAACAGACGCAACTAGTTGTTCCAAGAGCCCAGGAAGTGGAGGTAGTCGTGAATTGAATATTAACAATGGAGGTGATGAAGCTTCACAGGATGGTGTATCAGCACGGGTCACAGACTGGAGGGGTCTCGTTGTTGACACTAAGCAGGAATTAAGCCAGTG TGTTGCTTTGTcagagatagagaagaagtGGAAGGAAGAGCTTGATCAAGAACTGGAAAGAAAGCGACAAG AAATCATGCGCCAAGCAGGGTTGGGATCATCCCCAAGAGACAGAGGCATGAGCCGACAGAGAGAGAAGTCGAGGTTTGCATCACCAGGAAAATGA